The Melitaea cinxia chromosome 24, ilMelCinx1.1, whole genome shotgun sequence genome window below encodes:
- the LOC123665384 gene encoding uncharacterized protein LOC123665384: MAKRYKNKAAQRLHSLSLSVHLSNIRGLHSNLVAVHHHLETEKPALLFLSETQIGSPSDTAYLCYPGYTLEHNFKPRAGVCLYTRDDICCRRLRNLEDPNFSNLWVLVDTGVAKILYVCVYRSHSGDVETTRLMQHLSEAADAAQQRYPTAQLVMLGDFNAHHQEWLFPYQHTDHAGREIRNLASTLNLTQLVREATRVPDVDSHIANCLDLLLTTDPDRYSVSVSSPLGSSDHCLVKSVSVYSPPFPCPKGTRRIWRYKSADWDEMRFFFASYPWRQICFSSDDPSSCANAVADVLRQGMEYYIPFTDASASVAARPWFNSDCSRAEAEKNTAYLAWVDACNHKTTDGSQRKKAYNRAAKSCKKALRKARFDHIGRIGTRLSSYPPGSKAFWSLAKSVESNFCRPSLPPLLKPDGSLAHTAEEKANLFAKLFAESSCLDSGSATPPISSIRCETSMSEVRIRQKEVLKTLRNLDVNKASSPDGIPAIMENRAVSNPEDPGSKPS, from the exons ATGGCTAAGAGGTACAAAAACAAGGCAGCACAGCGGTTGCACTCCCTCTCACTATCAGTGCACCTCTCCAACATTCGAGGTTTGCACTCCAATCTCGTTGCAGTCCACCACCATCTCGAGACTGAGAAACCGGCCCTATTGTTCCTCTCGGAGACGCAGATCGGCAGTCCGTCTGACACGGCATACTTATGTTACCCGGGATATACCTTGGAGCATAATTTTAAACCACGCGCGGGCGTTTGCTTATATACCCGCGACGACATATGCTGCCGGCGTCTCCGTAATCTTGAAGACCCCAACTTCTCCAACTTATGGGTTTTGGTGGATACAGGAGTGGCGAAAATTCTTTACGTCTGTGTTTACCGTTCACACAGCGGAGATGTGGAGACAACCAGGCTTATGCAACACCTTAGTGAGGCGGCTGACGCGGCTCAGCAGCGGTATCCTACTGCTCAATTGGTAATGCTGGGAGACTTTAACGCCCACCATCAAGAGTGGCTATTCCCATACCAGCACACTGACCACGCTGGTAGAGAGATTCGTAACCTCGCTTCAACGCTCAATCTCACCCAGCTAGTCCGAGAAGCAACTAGGGTACCCGATGTTGACTCGCATATTGCCAACTGTTTGGACCTACTGCTGACAACAGATCCTGACCGCTATTCGGTTTCGGTCTCATCGCCTTTAGGCAGCTCCGACCACTGTCTGGTGAAGTCTGTATCCGTTTATTCGCCGCCCTTTCCCTGCCCCAAAGGCACCCGGCGAATATGGCGATACAAGTCAgcagattgggatgagatgcgttTTTTCTTTGCATCGTACCCGTGGCGGCAGATTTGCTTCTCCTCTGATGATCCTTCATCATGTGCGAATGCTGTGGCTGATGTGCTGCGTCAGGGAATGGAGTATTACATTCCATTCACTGACGCTTCAGCCTCCGTGGCAGCTCGACCCTGGTTCAACTCTGACTGTTCTCGTGCTGAAGCAGAAAAGAACACTGCTTACCTGGCCTGGGTCGATGCTTGTAACCACAAGACAACAGACGGGAGCCAGAGGAAGAAAGCCTATAATAGAGCTGCCAAGTCCTGCAAGAAGGCTCTCCGGAAGGCTCGATTTGACCACATTGGCAGAATTGGGACTAGGCTTTCGTCATACCCACCTGGTAGTAAGGCCTTTTGGTCCCTGGCTAAGTCGGTTGAGTCGAACTTCTGTCGCCCCTCACTACCTCCACTGCTAAAACCCGATGGATCACTAGCCCACACCGCAGAGGAGAAGGCAAACCTATTTGCAAAACTCTTTGCGGAATCCTCATGTTTAGACTCAGGCAGCGCCACACCTCCAATTTCTTCGATTCGATGCGAGACGTCcatgtctgaagtccgaattcgtcaaaaagaggtccttaaaaCCTTGCGCAATCTGGACGTGAATAAAGCTAGCAGTCCTGACGGAATACCTGCCATA ATGGAAAATCGGGCGGTCTCAAATCCAGAAGATCCCGGTTCAAAGCCAAGCTGA